In Modestobacter versicolor, a single genomic region encodes these proteins:
- a CDS encoding cupredoxin domain-containing protein, which yields MSTAAPGAPGARPRRRPAPRGGRPAGLLATLLLALVVLSGCGGSEPALPEATRTTSGDVGALSTAADGFQEITLQTGDDYVFTPATFTVAPGPVRLTVRNDADQLTHNFLFTAGAGPAAISEEIPVLAPGESKTIEFTVSAPGDYPFECSFHAALGQVGTMTVSG from the coding sequence ATGAGCACGGCTGCGCCCGGCGCCCCAGGCGCCCGCCCCCGCCGCCGTCCGGCCCCGCGCGGCGGGAGGCCGGCCGGCCTGCTGGCGACCCTGCTGCTCGCCCTGGTCGTGCTCAGCGGGTGCGGCGGCTCGGAACCCGCGCTGCCCGAGGCGACCCGCACGACCAGCGGTGACGTCGGGGCGCTGAGCACCGCGGCCGACGGGTTCCAGGAGATCACCCTGCAGACCGGTGACGACTACGTCTTCACCCCGGCCACCTTCACCGTGGCCCCCGGCCCGGTCCGGCTGACCGTGCGCAACGACGCCGACCAGCTGACCCACAACTTCCTCTTCACCGCGGGCGCGGGGCCGGCGGCCATCAGCGAGGAGATCCCGGTGCTGGCGCCGGGGGAGAGCAAGACCATCGAGTTCACCGTCAGCGCGCCCGGCGACTACCCCTTCGAGTGCAGCTTCCACGCCGCGCTCGGGCAGGTCGGCACCATGACGGTGAGTGGCTGA
- a CDS encoding NUDIX domain-containing protein: MTLPAPDVAGLPEHLQRLLANADRLPLWHRHGTPSATARRSAVLILFGEGPGGPDVLLIEKSAHLRSHAGQPAFPGGGADPGDEYPVGTALREAQEEAGVDPAGVRVLATLPALFLGPSDNLVVPVVGWWDDPRDVTTGDPREVARVARVPLAELVDPANRFRVRHPAGYVGPAFGVAGMVVWGFTAGLLDAVLEAAGLNRPWDATDVRPLDGLAAAAPADSEEEPVDSDLADRAAPTVADDAGPAGSPRTVPGP, translated from the coding sequence GTGACCCTCCCCGCCCCGGACGTCGCCGGCCTGCCCGAGCACCTGCAGCGGTTGCTGGCCAACGCCGACCGGCTCCCGCTCTGGCACCGGCACGGCACGCCGTCCGCCACCGCCCGGCGCTCGGCCGTGCTGATCCTGTTCGGCGAGGGCCCCGGCGGCCCCGACGTGCTGCTGATCGAGAAGTCGGCGCACCTGCGCAGCCACGCGGGGCAGCCGGCGTTCCCCGGTGGCGGTGCCGACCCGGGCGACGAGTACCCGGTCGGCACCGCGCTCCGCGAGGCCCAGGAGGAGGCCGGCGTCGACCCGGCCGGCGTCCGGGTGCTCGCGACGCTGCCCGCGCTGTTCCTCGGGCCCTCGGACAACCTCGTCGTCCCGGTGGTCGGCTGGTGGGACGACCCGCGCGACGTCACCACCGGTGACCCGCGCGAGGTCGCCCGGGTGGCCCGGGTGCCGCTGGCCGAGCTGGTCGACCCGGCCAACCGGTTCCGGGTCCGGCACCCGGCCGGCTACGTCGGACCGGCGTTCGGGGTGGCCGGCATGGTCGTCTGGGGCTTCACCGCCGGGCTGCTGGACGCCGTCCTGGAGGCTGCCGGGCTGAACCGGCCGTGGGACGCCACCGACGTCCGGCCGCTCGACGGCCTGGCGGCAGCGGCACCCGCCGACAGCGAGGAGGAGCCGGTCGACTCCGACCTGGCCGACCGCGCCGCGCCGACGGTGGCCGACGACGCCGGGCCGGCGGGTTCGCCGCGTACCGTTCCCGGACCATGA
- a CDS encoding TlpA family protein disulfide reductase: MSRAPRALGALLLLLGLLAGCTSGDSDDDAGPTPASSELEALDTDLAACPEQSAEPAADSDLPATVFECFGGGTLDLSRAPGVPTVVNLWASWCPPCREELPVVQQLADASGDQLRVLGVASLDGASQTASFAEDAAVTFPSAFDGDGEVMAALGINNLPYTLFLAADGSLAYLHVGGVASVAEFEQLVLDHLGVQL, translated from the coding sequence GTGAGCCGCGCCCCGCGCGCCCTGGGCGCCCTCCTGCTGCTGCTCGGGCTGCTGGCCGGCTGCACGTCCGGGGACAGCGACGACGACGCCGGCCCGACGCCGGCCAGCAGCGAGCTGGAGGCGCTGGACACCGACCTGGCGGCCTGCCCCGAGCAGTCCGCCGAGCCGGCCGCCGACAGCGACCTGCCCGCCACCGTCTTCGAGTGCTTCGGCGGCGGCACGCTCGACCTGAGCCGCGCGCCCGGCGTGCCCACCGTGGTGAACCTCTGGGCCAGCTGGTGCCCGCCGTGCCGGGAGGAGCTGCCGGTCGTGCAGCAGCTGGCCGACGCCTCCGGCGACCAGCTGCGGGTGCTCGGGGTGGCCAGCCTCGACGGCGCCTCGCAGACGGCCTCGTTCGCCGAGGACGCCGCGGTCACCTTCCCCAGCGCGTTCGACGGGGACGGCGAGGTGATGGCGGCGCTCGGCATCAACAACCTGCCGTACACGCTCTTCCTCGCCGCCGACGGCTCGCTGGCCTACCTGCACGTCGGCGGGGTGGCGTCGGTGGCGGAGTTCGAGCAGCTGGTCCTCGACCACCTCGGCGTGCAGCTGTGA
- the nth gene encoding endonuclease III, whose translation MSRPAPAPDAPPAYTRPAPPRRPGRAARLGVSPFDPDESPLGRTRRARRMARELTAIHPDAHCELDFSTPLELLVATVLSAQTTDRTVNKVTPTLFARYPDAYAYAGADRAELEELLKPTGFFRAKANSVIGLGQALVERFDGVVPGRLADLVTLPGVGRKTANVVLGNAFDVPGLTVDTHFGRLVRRFGWTAEEDPVKVEAEIAEIIPRKEWTMFSHRVIFHGRRVCHAKKPACGACGLASWCPSYGIGPLDPEVAAKLVKTPAASDTE comes from the coding sequence GTGTCCCGGCCCGCTCCTGCTCCCGATGCCCCGCCGGCCTACACGCGGCCGGCGCCCCCGCGCCGCCCCGGTCGTGCCGCCCGGCTGGGCGTGTCCCCGTTCGACCCGGACGAGAGCCCGCTGGGCCGCACCCGCCGCGCCCGGCGGATGGCCCGCGAGCTGACGGCGATCCACCCCGACGCGCACTGCGAGCTGGACTTCAGCACGCCGCTGGAGCTCCTCGTCGCCACCGTCCTGTCGGCGCAGACCACCGACAGGACGGTGAACAAGGTGACGCCGACGCTGTTCGCCCGGTACCCCGACGCGTACGCCTACGCCGGGGCCGACCGCGCCGAGCTGGAGGAGCTCCTCAAGCCCACCGGCTTCTTCCGGGCCAAGGCCAACTCGGTGATCGGGCTGGGGCAGGCCCTGGTGGAGCGCTTCGACGGCGTGGTCCCCGGCCGGCTCGCCGACCTGGTCACCCTGCCCGGTGTGGGCCGCAAGACGGCGAACGTCGTGCTGGGCAACGCCTTCGACGTCCCCGGGCTCACCGTCGACACCCACTTCGGCCGGCTGGTGCGGCGCTTCGGCTGGACGGCGGAGGAGGACCCGGTCAAGGTCGAGGCCGAGATCGCGGAGATCATCCCGCGGAAGGAGTGGACGATGTTCTCCCACCGGGTGATCTTCCACGGGCGCCGCGTCTGCCACGCGAAGAAGCCCGCCTGCGGGGCCTGCGGGCTCGCCTCCTGGTGCCCCTCCTACGGCATCGGCCCGCTGGACCCCGAGGTCGCGGCGAAGCTGGTCAAGACGCCCGCTGCCTCGGACACCGAGTGA
- a CDS encoding Crp/Fnr family transcriptional regulator, whose protein sequence is MDEVLAQSGLFQGLSEEAAEPVASALETVTLPRGRVVFNEGESGDSLYVVLSGKIKLSRRAPDGRENVLAVMGPSDQFGELSVFDPGPRTATATAVTDVRLAKMPQSMLRPWITAHPEIGEQLLRVLARRLRRTNDSVADLIFTDVPGRVAKALLQMADRFGSRETDGLRVKHDLTQEELAQLVGASRETVNKALADFVHRGWIQLQGKSVVVLDEDRLRRRAR, encoded by the coding sequence GTGGACGAGGTCCTTGCCCAGTCCGGTCTCTTCCAGGGGCTGTCGGAGGAGGCTGCCGAGCCGGTGGCCAGCGCGCTGGAGACGGTGACGCTGCCCCGTGGCCGGGTCGTCTTCAACGAGGGCGAGTCGGGCGACAGCCTCTACGTCGTCCTGTCCGGCAAGATCAAGCTCTCCCGGCGCGCGCCGGACGGCCGCGAGAACGTGCTGGCCGTCATGGGCCCGTCGGACCAGTTCGGCGAGCTGTCGGTGTTCGACCCGGGCCCGCGCACGGCGACCGCCACCGCCGTCACCGACGTCCGGCTGGCCAAGATGCCGCAGTCGATGCTGCGCCCCTGGATCACCGCGCACCCGGAGATCGGTGAGCAGCTGCTGCGCGTGCTGGCCCGCCGGCTGCGCCGCACCAACGACTCGGTCGCCGACCTGATCTTCACCGACGTCCCCGGCCGGGTGGCCAAGGCGCTGCTGCAGATGGCCGACCGCTTCGGCAGCCGCGAGACCGACGGTCTGCGGGTCAAGCACGACCTGACGCAGGAGGAGCTGGCCCAGCTGGTCGGCGCCTCCCGCGAGACGGTCAACAAGGCGCTCGCCGACTTCGTGCACCGCGGCTGGATCCAGCTGCAGGGCAAGTCGGTCGTCGTCCTGGACGAGGACCGGCTGCGCCGCCGCGCGCGCTGA
- a CDS encoding NUDIX hydrolase, whose product MTAPVRQAATVLLLRDGAAGLEVYLLRRTQGMPFAGGMSAYPGGGVDERDGGTDLAWVGPPPADWAAAFGCDERLARELVCAAVRETFEEAGVLLAGPADGSGVVPDVSGDDWEEQRQALLARDLSLAELLAGRGLALRADLLRPFAHWITPPPERRRYDTKFFAALLPAGQEARDVSGEADEAVWTTPAAALQEHAAGSRPMLPPTIHTLGQLAPFPDAATALTGSPPAPLEPISPTFEQTPEGHYAVLPDGTRIRMVVPLPS is encoded by the coding sequence ATGACCGCACCCGTGCGGCAGGCGGCGACGGTGCTGCTGCTGCGCGACGGTGCCGCCGGTCTCGAGGTCTACCTGCTGCGGCGCACGCAGGGGATGCCCTTCGCCGGCGGGATGAGCGCCTACCCCGGCGGCGGGGTCGACGAGCGCGACGGCGGCACCGACCTGGCCTGGGTCGGCCCGCCCCCGGCCGACTGGGCCGCGGCCTTCGGCTGCGACGAGCGGCTGGCCCGAGAGCTGGTGTGCGCCGCCGTCCGGGAGACCTTCGAGGAGGCCGGCGTGCTGCTGGCCGGGCCGGCCGACGGCTCCGGGGTCGTGCCCGACGTCTCCGGCGACGACTGGGAGGAGCAGCGGCAGGCGCTGCTGGCCCGCGACCTGTCGCTGGCCGAGCTCCTCGCCGGGCGAGGGCTCGCGCTGCGGGCGGACCTGCTGCGGCCCTTCGCGCACTGGATCACCCCGCCGCCGGAGCGCCGCCGGTACGACACGAAGTTCTTCGCCGCGCTGCTGCCCGCCGGGCAGGAGGCGCGCGACGTCTCCGGCGAGGCCGACGAGGCGGTCTGGACGACGCCCGCCGCGGCGCTGCAGGAGCACGCCGCCGGCAGCCGGCCGATGCTGCCCCCGACCATCCACACCCTCGGGCAGCTGGCACCCTTCCCGGACGCCGCCACCGCGCTGACCGGGTCGCCCCCGGCACCGCTGGAACCGATCAGCCCGACGTTCGAGCAGACCCCGGAGGGCCACTACGCGGTGCTGCCCGACGGCACCCGCATCCGGATGGTCGTGCCGCTACCGTCATGA
- a CDS encoding RidA family protein, giving the protein MTAPAQSWTARLAELGVRLPPVAAPVAAYVPAIRTGQLVFTSGQLPFVDGGLRRTGKVGGAVDIEDAAADAKLCALNALAAIDDLVGLDAIARVVRVVGYVASAEGFSGQPRVVNGASEFLGRVFGEAGQHARSAVGVAELPMNAPVEVELTVELR; this is encoded by the coding sequence ATGACCGCGCCCGCCCAGAGCTGGACCGCGCGGCTGGCCGAGCTCGGCGTCCGGCTGCCCCCGGTCGCCGCCCCGGTCGCGGCCTACGTGCCGGCGATCCGCACCGGCCAGCTGGTCTTCACCTCCGGTCAGCTGCCCTTCGTCGACGGCGGCCTGCGCCGCACCGGCAAGGTCGGTGGCGCCGTCGACATCGAGGACGCCGCCGCCGACGCCAAGCTGTGCGCGCTCAACGCGCTGGCCGCGATCGACGACCTGGTCGGCCTGGACGCCATCGCCCGCGTCGTCCGGGTGGTCGGCTACGTCGCCAGCGCCGAGGGCTTCAGCGGCCAGCCGCGCGTGGTCAACGGCGCCAGCGAGTTCCTCGGCCGAGTGTTCGGCGAGGCGGGGCAGCACGCCCGCAGCGCCGTCGGCGTCGCCGAGCTGCCGATGAACGCCCCGGTCGAGGTCGAGCTCACCGTCGAGCTGCGATGA
- a CDS encoding ArsA-related P-loop ATPase has product MTGKGGTGKTTVAAALALSLAADGRHVLLVETEGRQGIAQLFDTPPLPYEERRVAVARGGGEVKALAIDVEAAFLEYLEMFYSLKRAGRALRKMGAIDFATAIAPGLRDVLLTGKIKEAVTRRHDGRYVYDAVVVDAPPTGRITRFLNVTGEVAGLARSGPIKTQSDGVMAVLRSPQTAVHLVTLLEDMPVQETADAIGELTAAGLPVGSVIVNMAAEPLLPAASLSRTAEGRLTGADLLPALTAANVQGAQQVADGLAAEAVEHAQRWVAQDALRGDVEALGRPVVELPLSTSPIDLGCLFELADRLEGHLQTEAAA; this is encoded by the coding sequence GTGACGGGCAAGGGCGGGACCGGGAAGACCACGGTCGCCGCCGCCCTGGCCCTCTCCCTGGCCGCCGACGGCCGCCACGTGCTGCTGGTCGAGACCGAGGGGCGGCAGGGCATCGCCCAGCTGTTCGACACCCCGCCGCTGCCCTACGAGGAGCGGCGGGTCGCCGTGGCCCGCGGCGGCGGGGAGGTGAAGGCGCTGGCCATCGACGTGGAGGCGGCCTTCCTCGAGTACCTCGAGATGTTCTACAGCCTCAAGCGGGCCGGCCGGGCGCTGCGGAAGATGGGCGCCATCGACTTCGCCACCGCGATCGCACCCGGGCTGCGCGACGTGCTGCTCACCGGGAAGATCAAGGAGGCGGTGACCCGGCGGCACGACGGCCGGTACGTCTACGACGCCGTCGTCGTCGACGCCCCGCCGACCGGCCGGATCACCCGCTTCCTCAACGTCACCGGCGAGGTCGCCGGGCTGGCCCGCTCCGGGCCGATCAAGACCCAGAGCGACGGGGTGATGGCGGTGCTCCGCTCGCCGCAGACCGCCGTGCACCTGGTCACGCTGCTGGAGGACATGCCCGTGCAGGAGACCGCCGACGCGATCGGGGAGCTGACCGCGGCCGGGCTGCCGGTCGGCTCGGTGATCGTCAACATGGCCGCCGAGCCGCTGCTTCCGGCCGCGAGCCTCAGCCGCACCGCCGAGGGGCGGCTGACCGGCGCCGACCTGCTGCCCGCGCTCACCGCGGCGAACGTGCAGGGTGCCCAGCAGGTCGCCGACGGGCTGGCGGCCGAGGCGGTCGAGCACGCCCAGCGGTGGGTGGCGCAGGACGCGCTGCGCGGGGACGTCGAGGCGCTGGGCCGCCCGGTGGTCGAGCTGCCGCTGTCCACCTCCCCCATCGACCTGGGCTGCCTGTTCGAGCTGGCCGACCGGCTCGAGGGGCACCTGCAGACCGAGGCCGCGGCGTGA
- a CDS encoding ArsA family ATPase: MTAPRRPAPAPPLDLAALVADRDTRIIVCCGSGGVGKTTTSAALALAAAEAGRQVVVLTIDPARRLAQSLGLVELDNEPRVVETPGAPGELSAMMLDMKRTFDDVVSAHSTPERAEVIFANPFYQALSSSFAGTQEYMAMEKLGQLRASEKWDLVIVDTPPSRSALDFLDAPNRMSRFLDGTMIRLLTAPARAGGRAGVRLVGAGFMLFSRIISKILGGQLLNDISAFVSALDTMFGGFRERATATYELLRQPGTSFVVVAAPEPDALREASYFVDRLSTEGMPLAGLVINRTHPPATTTLSATRAEAAAEAVAEAGGKGAKLAAGALRVHAERMTVAAREQRLADRFTSAHPEVPIRTVPAAAGDVHDLEGLRVMGEALLAAEGDTGTGTPRSRVLPVRPAAG; the protein is encoded by the coding sequence GTGACCGCCCCCCGCCGGCCGGCCCCCGCGCCGCCGCTGGACCTCGCCGCCCTGGTCGCCGACCGGGACACCCGGATCATCGTCTGCTGCGGCTCCGGCGGGGTGGGCAAGACGACGACGTCGGCGGCGCTCGCGCTGGCCGCGGCGGAGGCGGGCCGGCAGGTCGTCGTCCTCACCATCGACCCGGCCCGGCGGCTGGCCCAGTCGCTCGGCCTGGTCGAGCTGGACAACGAGCCGCGGGTGGTCGAGACGCCCGGGGCGCCCGGTGAGCTCTCCGCGATGATGCTGGACATGAAGCGGACGTTCGACGACGTCGTGTCCGCGCACTCGACCCCGGAGCGGGCCGAGGTGATCTTCGCCAACCCCTTCTACCAGGCGCTCTCGTCGTCCTTCGCCGGCACGCAGGAGTACATGGCGATGGAGAAGCTGGGCCAGCTGCGGGCCAGCGAGAAGTGGGACCTGGTCATCGTCGACACCCCGCCGTCCCGGTCGGCGCTGGACTTCCTGGACGCACCGAACCGGATGAGCCGCTTCCTCGACGGCACGATGATCCGGCTGCTGACCGCACCGGCCCGGGCCGGCGGGCGGGCCGGGGTCCGGCTGGTGGGTGCGGGCTTCATGCTGTTCAGCCGGATCATCAGCAAGATCCTCGGCGGCCAGCTGCTCAACGACATCTCGGCGTTCGTCTCCGCGCTGGACACCATGTTCGGCGGCTTCCGCGAGCGCGCGACGGCGACCTACGAGCTGCTCCGCCAGCCCGGCACCTCCTTCGTCGTGGTGGCCGCCCCGGAGCCCGACGCGCTGCGCGAGGCCTCCTACTTCGTCGACCGGCTCTCCACCGAGGGCATGCCGCTGGCCGGCCTGGTCATCAACCGCACCCACCCGCCGGCGACGACCACGCTGTCGGCCACCCGGGCCGAGGCGGCCGCCGAGGCGGTCGCCGAGGCCGGCGGCAAGGGCGCGAAGCTCGCCGCCGGTGCGCTGCGCGTGCACGCCGAGCGGATGACGGTGGCCGCCCGCGAGCAGCGGCTGGCCGACCGCTTCACCAGCGCGCACCCCGAGGTGCCGATCCGCACGGTGCCGGCCGCCGCCGGCGACGTGCACGACCTCGAGGGCCTCCGGGTGATGGGCGAGGCGCTGCTGGCCGCGGAGGGCGACACCGGCACGGGGACCCCCCGCAGCCGGGTGCTCCCGGTGCGCCCCGCGGCGGGCTGA
- a CDS encoding transglycosylase domain-containing protein, with amino-acid sequence MSESARFRLGALAKLVTMIVVAGALVAAMLLPFVGGAGLVARNSSSLLDALPVELTDKTPNGNTKVLAADGSLITEFYDLNRAPVTPDQISPVMKQAIVDIEDSRFYEHNGLDVQGTMRALAKNLAAGRVEEGGSTLTQQLVKQTLLQTATTPEEREAADDQTVGRKLREARLALALEQTYSKDEILTRYLNIAYFGEGAYGIQAAAQKYFSVNAIDLTLPQASVLAGLVQSPTNDDPIIDPEAGKTRRNQVLQRMHDLGHGAGERGDQPLTDQELADLMAAPIAVVEGESPRNGCIDATIGGFFCDYLYNHLTGTLGIDPNQLKSAGWTIQTTMRPDMQAAGDQAVLNTIEMGNSLAGIYTALEPGTGKVLAMSVNRRYGCDVTVDASCESVNLNVAASQGSGSTYKVFTAAAALEAGYGINYSQTTSDPYFSRVFKQNGGTRGAPYGPIGNVGTLPNTLTMHDALTRSSNTYFVALEDTLGSVAGPVSAAQRMGLNLPEEQATQIVEGEMGSFTLGPFATSPLYLASAYSTLAASGTQCDPTPVVQILDAAGQPVLGDDGQPLVKNDNCTAAAIPPGVANTLVNAMTDDVISGTGRNANVPGHQIAGKTGTSQNQYSAAFVGMTPEYAASVMVLNPKENQNVGGYGGNKPATIWRDAMAPILEQGPTREFPPADPAVAAGTKGSGAPAPRPESEGNGNGNGNGGNGGGGGNGGGQAPAPPAAVVPPAADPGAVPPDTNGDGIPG; translated from the coding sequence ATGTCCGAGTCTGCGCGCTTCCGTCTGGGTGCCCTCGCCAAGCTGGTCACGATGATCGTGGTGGCCGGGGCGCTGGTGGCCGCCATGCTGCTCCCGTTCGTGGGCGGAGCCGGGCTCGTCGCCCGCAACTCCTCCTCGCTCCTCGACGCCCTCCCGGTCGAGCTCACCGACAAGACCCCCAACGGCAACACCAAGGTGCTGGCCGCCGACGGGTCGCTGATCACCGAGTTCTACGACCTGAACCGGGCGCCGGTCACCCCGGACCAGATCTCCCCGGTGATGAAGCAGGCGATCGTCGACATCGAGGACTCGCGCTTCTACGAGCACAACGGCCTCGACGTGCAGGGCACCATGCGTGCGCTGGCGAAGAACCTGGCCGCGGGCCGGGTCGAGGAGGGCGGCTCGACGCTGACCCAGCAGCTGGTCAAGCAGACCCTGCTGCAGACGGCCACCACGCCCGAGGAGCGGGAGGCCGCCGACGACCAGACGGTCGGCCGCAAGCTCCGCGAGGCCCGGCTCGCGCTGGCCCTGGAGCAGACCTACTCCAAGGACGAGATCCTCACCCGCTACCTGAACATCGCCTACTTCGGCGAGGGCGCCTACGGCATCCAGGCCGCCGCGCAGAAGTACTTCAGCGTGAACGCGATCGACCTCACGCTGCCGCAGGCCTCGGTGCTGGCCGGTCTGGTGCAGAGCCCGACCAACGACGACCCGATCATCGACCCGGAGGCCGGCAAGACCCGCCGCAACCAGGTCCTCCAGCGGATGCACGACCTCGGCCACGGCGCCGGCGAGCGGGGCGACCAGCCGCTCACCGACCAGGAGCTGGCCGACCTGATGGCCGCGCCGATCGCGGTCGTGGAGGGCGAGAGCCCGCGCAACGGCTGCATCGACGCCACCATCGGCGGCTTCTTCTGCGACTACCTCTACAACCACCTCACCGGCACGCTGGGCATCGACCCCAACCAGCTCAAGAGCGCCGGCTGGACCATCCAGACGACGATGCGCCCGGACATGCAGGCCGCCGGCGACCAGGCCGTGCTGAACACCATCGAGATGGGCAACTCGCTGGCCGGCATCTACACCGCGCTGGAGCCGGGCACCGGCAAGGTGCTGGCGATGAGCGTCAACCGGCGCTACGGCTGCGACGTCACCGTCGACGCCTCCTGCGAGTCGGTGAACCTCAACGTCGCGGCGAGCCAGGGCTCCGGCTCGACCTACAAGGTGTTCACCGCCGCCGCGGCCCTGGAGGCCGGGTACGGGATCAACTACTCCCAGACCACCAGCGACCCGTACTTCTCCCGGGTGTTCAAGCAGAACGGCGGCACCCGCGGCGCCCCCTACGGCCCGATCGGCAACGTCGGCACGCTGCCGAACACGCTGACCATGCACGACGCGCTGACCCGCTCCTCGAACACCTACTTCGTCGCGCTGGAGGACACCCTCGGCAGCGTCGCGGGCCCGGTCAGCGCGGCCCAGCGGATGGGCCTGAACCTGCCCGAGGAGCAGGCCACCCAGATCGTCGAGGGCGAGATGGGCTCGTTCACCCTCGGCCCGTTCGCGACCAGCCCGCTCTACCTGGCCAGCGCGTACTCGACCTTGGCCGCCAGCGGCACCCAGTGCGACCCGACCCCGGTGGTGCAGATCCTGGACGCCGCCGGTCAGCCGGTCCTCGGCGACGACGGCCAGCCGCTGGTCAAGAACGACAACTGCACCGCCGCCGCCATCCCGCCGGGGGTCGCCAACACCCTGGTCAACGCGATGACCGACGACGTCATCAGCGGCACCGGCCGCAACGCCAACGTCCCCGGCCACCAGATCGCCGGCAAGACCGGGACCTCGCAGAACCAGTACTCCGCGGCGTTCGTCGGCATGACGCCCGAGTACGCGGCCAGCGTGATGGTGCTCAACCCCAAGGAGAACCAGAACGTCGGCGGTTACGGCGGCAACAAGCCGGCCACGATCTGGCGTGACGCGATGGCACCGATCCTGGAGCAGGGACCGACCCGCGAGTTCCCGCCGGCCGACCCGGCCGTCGCCGCCGGGACGAAGGGCAGCGGTGCTCCGGCGCCGCGCCCCGAGTCCGAGGGCAACGGCAACGGCAACGGGAACGGCGGCAACGGGGGCGGGGGCGGCAACGGCGGGGGCCAGGCCCCGGCGCCGCCCGCCGCCGTCGTCCCGCCGGCCGCTGACCCGGGCGCGGTGCCGCCGGACACCAACGGCGACGGCATCCCCGGCTGA
- a CDS encoding GatB/YqeY domain-containing protein, producing MAELKDRLRTDLTTAMKGRDELSTATLRMVLSAVSAEEVSGKEARELTDDDVMAVLRREAKKRREAAEAFAGAGRAEQAERERAEEGVIAAYLPAQLDDADLAAIVADVVTRTGASGMKDMGRVMGAVTGTVAGRAEGGRVAAEVRRQLG from the coding sequence GTGGCTGAACTGAAGGACCGACTGCGCACCGACCTGACCACCGCGATGAAGGGCCGTGACGAGCTGAGCACCGCCACGCTGCGGATGGTGCTCTCCGCCGTCTCCGCCGAGGAGGTGTCCGGCAAGGAGGCGCGCGAGCTGACCGACGACGACGTGATGGCGGTGCTCCGCCGGGAGGCGAAGAAGCGCCGCGAGGCCGCCGAGGCGTTCGCCGGCGCCGGGCGCGCGGAGCAGGCCGAGCGGGAGCGGGCGGAGGAGGGCGTGATCGCCGCCTACCTGCCGGCGCAGCTGGACGACGCCGACCTCGCCGCGATCGTCGCCGACGTGGTGACCCGGACCGGGGCGTCCGGGATGAAGGACATGGGCCGGGTCATGGGCGCGGTGACCGGCACGGTCGCCGGCCGGGCCGAGGGCGGCCGGGTCGCCGCCGAGGTGCGCCGCCAGCTGGGCTGA
- a CDS encoding metallophosphoesterase, which yields MRATTAVPTAVLATGAATVAYASLIERTRWTLRRFDVPVLPPGSAPLRVLHLSDLHMTAGQRGKQEWVAGLADLQPDLVVDTGDNLAGMDAVPGTLRALEPLLALPGAFVLASNDYYAPRPKNPLKYFKTDHKRVHGDPLPWRDLRDAMAGRGWLDLTNTTGTLTVAGTRIAFAGVDDPHLQLDRYDDVAGPADPAADVRIGLVHSPEPRVLDRFAADGHDLVLAGHTHGGQLRVPFYGALVTNCGIDRQRVRWLHRWAEPTAAHPTGTWLHVSAGLGTSPYAPYRLACPPEATLLTLTARDARPPA from the coding sequence ATGCGCGCGACCACCGCCGTCCCCACGGCCGTCCTCGCGACCGGCGCCGCCACGGTCGCCTACGCGAGCCTGATCGAGCGCACCCGCTGGACGCTGCGCCGCTTCGACGTGCCGGTGCTGCCTCCGGGCTCCGCACCGCTCCGGGTGCTGCACCTGTCCGACCTGCACATGACCGCCGGCCAGCGCGGCAAGCAGGAGTGGGTGGCCGGGCTCGCCGACCTGCAGCCGGACCTGGTCGTCGACACCGGCGACAACCTGGCCGGGATGGACGCCGTCCCGGGCACGCTGCGCGCCCTCGAACCGCTGCTGGCGCTGCCCGGCGCGTTCGTGCTGGCCAGCAACGACTACTACGCGCCGCGCCCGAAGAACCCGCTCAAGTACTTCAAGACCGACCACAAGCGGGTGCACGGCGACCCGCTGCCCTGGCGCGACCTGCGCGACGCGATGGCCGGCCGCGGCTGGCTGGACCTGACCAACACCACCGGGACGCTGACCGTGGCCGGCACCCGGATCGCCTTCGCCGGTGTCGACGACCCGCACCTGCAGCTGGACCGGTACGACGACGTCGCCGGGCCGGCCGACCCGGCGGCCGACGTCCGGATCGGGCTGGTCCACTCCCCCGAGCCCCGGGTGCTCGACCGGTTCGCCGCCGACGGCCACGACCTGGTGCTCGCCGGGCACACCCACGGCGGCCAGCTGCGGGTGCCCTTCTACGGCGCGCTGGTGACCAACTGCGGCATCGACCGGCAGCGCGTGCGCTGGCTGCACCGCTGGGCCGAGCCCACCGCAGCCCACCCGACCGGCACCTGGCTGCACGTCTCGGCCGGGCTGGGCACCAGCCCGTACGCGCCCTACCGGCTCGCCTGCCCGCCCGAGGCGACGCTGCTGACCCTCACCGCGCGGGACGCCCGACCACCTGCCTGA